DNA sequence from the Candidatus Sulfuricurvum sp. RIFRC-1 genome:
TCAGCGCACTTTGATAGGTATCACTTTCGACGCTTAATATCGGAAGTGTCTTAAACTCAATTCCGTCGATCAGTTTTAAAATGCTCTGAGGCGGGATCAGCCCACCTGTGAGTAAGATAGCGGCAATTGAGTGAAATTCTTTGGATTGGTTGGCCTGTAATACACCCAAAATAATATCGAGTCGATCTCCCGGAACGATGATCAGATCATTCTCTTCAATACGGCTTAATAAATGTTCTATATTCATTGCCGCGATTATCGGTCGTTTGATACTCCGTTCCAGCTCTTTTGGCTCACCGACGAGCTGATGAGCGTTTAATACTTGTTTCACTTCCGCGACACTTAAGCGGTCTAGTTCATCGATCTCTCTCATGAAAAAAGTAGGGATACTCTGCTCATCATACTTTTCTCGAAATAAATGGTTGTTTTTTTCATCTAAACGGTTCACAAAAATGGCCATATGCTCTACTTGCTGATGTTTGAGAGATACGCGTTCCAAACTAATTTCATGAGAGAGATGTTCAAAAGATTTGCTTTTACCGTTGATGACACTGATATAGGGGGCTTGAAGGTTTTTAGCGACAACGTGATTGAAATTATACGAGAGCATTTTTGTAAAAGAGGTTTGATCCAGCCCTTGGATAAGGACAAAGTCATAGTGTCCTTCCAGTGTATGATATTGCTCTATCAAACGTTCTATGATATAGCCCTCTTTTCCCTCAGAGAGAAGTGTTTCAACTTCATCCAGCCCAAAGCCGTAACAGCTTTCAGCCTTTTGATCCAGATTAAAGTGAGTAAGGATAAAATGGATATCATTGTCGAGAATCGACGTATCGGCAATAACCGGTCTGAAAAAAGCGATTTTATTGACACGGCTTTTAAGCATTTCCATGATCCCCATTGAGACGATGAGCGATCCGGCATTAGGTTCTAACGAAGCGATATAGAGATTTTTAACACTCACAAAAGCACACTCCTAAATGAAAATGTTTAACTTTGGACTATCGTATGATCTGAGTTTTGTTTGATCTATTGGTTTTAATATATTACAGTAAATCCTTCATTTTTCCATTGCGATATTCCGCCTTTCATATTCAGCGGTGTGAATCCATTTGCTACAAGGATACGGGAAGCGGCAACACTACGGTTACTGCTGTGACAATAGACAATAATTTTTTTGTTTTTAACACTTTCAAGTTGAGAAAGATTTTCGGATAAAACCTGAACCGGGATCAGTGTTGCGCTTTCAATGTACTCGTTCGAGAACTCTTCTTGGGTACGGACATCTAGCAGAAAAACGTTTTTGTCATTTTCCAAAAGAGTATGCGCTTGCTGTGGAGTGATAGATTCAAAATCAGCGAATATCCAACCTTTTGCATAAGCAAAATAAAGAGCAATAGCGGCGAAAGCTATCCAATAAAGCAGATTTATGATTTGTTTTTTTTTCATTAGGAACCTTGAATTTTTACTATTTTAGCGTTTAAAAGGATAATGATCGTGATAGTTTGTGAAGAAAATAAAAAGTGGTGACCCCAACGAGATTCGAACTCGTATGGCCAGAATGAAAATCTGGAATCCTAACCATTAGATGATGGGGCCGTATTAATAAGAACAGGTAAACCTGAGCCGAAATTATAGAGTTTAATTGCTGAAAAAAAGCTAAATCAGCATATTTGTTTCCCACAAAAGTGGGAAGAGGGGAGATTAGTCGTTATAGAATGAGCGAAGTGCACGGATAATAACGGCATTTTTAGAGATACTCTCTGCTTTAGCGTTATCGTCAACCAACTCATAAACATCCAATGGCAATGAGATAGAGAAAGTTTTAGTTTCGATTTTTTTACGTTTAGATACAAGGCTTGTAATGTTTTGAAGCATTTCAAGGATTTTTTTCGTATCAATCGGTTTTTGGATAAAGCTGTTAACACCAACTTCGATTGATTCAGAGATTTTTTGAATATCGTTGCTCGCAGAGATAACAATGATGATTTGTGACGGGTTGATAGAACGGATACGGCGAGCAAGCTCGATACCATCGATTTCCGGCATGATGATATCAACAAAAACGATATCCGGATTAACTTTCTCGTACATACGTAGTGCTTCAGCACCGTTATAAGCTGATGTTACGTCAGCAAAAAAGTTTTTGAACGTTGAACTCAAAAGATCATTCGCAACAACTTCGTCTTCGACGACCATTGCGGTCAGTTTTTTGGTTTGTTCAGTAAGTTGAATCAAATCTACATTGGATGACATGAGGACTCCTTTTGGTTGTTAGAAAATATCACTGTGGATAATTGTTGTAATTATAGATCATATTTTTTAGCATTACCTTAAAAAAACAATTTTGGTCTGAATAATTACAAAAACGGTTTTTGTGATCATGATTAGATATTAATGTTTTTTGAATTGTTCTAACCATTCTATATTGGATTCATTCGTTTTTTCTTGCTGTCTTAGAATAGAACCGATGATGCTGAGTAGGGTTTGTCGATCCAAAAATTGAAGTAAAGCAGGATCAATATGGGTGGGTTTGAGCCCATCATAGCGGTTTAGCAGGTTTTCAATATCGATAATGAGTTGTTCTTTAGTTGATTCCATGATGGAAGTGTAGTAAAAATGAGCTGAATTACCAAAGAAGCTTTACACGGGAAACCGTATCATCGTTTTCAATATAATATTGCTAGAAATTTGTTACTTTTATTCTTAAGCGATAGAGAGGTCATGTGTAATGTATTTGATACACATATTTATACTTTTGATGAAATTTTAGAATTGATTTTCTTTTCATTTTAATATAAAAATCCAAAGAGCCAAAGGGGGATTTTATTTTTATAGCCTATCTCGATATCATCGGAAGCGACATAGCTGTTTGAGATATCTTTGATTTGCTCAAAGCCTTTATTCTTTCCACCTATTTCAAACGTGTACTTATCGTCTACTAAAAAATCCCCTTTTTTAGAGCTATAGATCGATTCATCGATAAATCGGTTTTTAGCAGCAAGGGCATTTT
Encoded proteins:
- a CDS encoding rhodanese-like domain-containing protein, translated to MKKKQIINLLYWIAFAAIALYFAYAKGWIFADFESITPQQAHTLLENDKNVFLLDVRTQEEFSNEYIESATLIPVQVLSENLSQLESVKNKKIIVYCHSSNRSVAASRILVANGFTPLNMKGGISQWKNEGFTVIY
- a CDS encoding response regulator, with product MSSNVDLIQLTEQTKKLTAMVVEDEVVANDLLSSTFKNFFADVTSAYNGAEALRMYEKVNPDIVFVDIIMPEIDGIELARRIRSINPSQIIIVISASNDIQKISESIEVGVNSFIQKPIDTKKILEMLQNITSLVSKRKKIETKTFSISLPLDVYELVDDNAKAESISKNAVIIRALRSFYND